Within the Aspergillus luchuensis IFO 4308 DNA, chromosome 5, nearly complete sequence genome, the region TCGTTAGTGTCTGCGATCAGCCACTGCGATGACTGTCACTTCAGCTGCGGAATTGCCGGTTTAATCCAAGCCTCCACATGTAGGTAGTAGTGTCCCAAACCATGGACTGCAATTCAATGCCATCTCCGCTGCAACCTCGAAGATCCATGGTTCTTCGGTCACTATGATCATCCCCAAGACTTCGGTACCATTCTGGTGCTTGACGAGTATTGATATTTGATCTACCAACCAAGACCTTGGCTGCGCGGCAGCCTTGGTCGGGTTGGAAATCTCGGAGAGAGCTGTTCTTCACCATTACAACCCATCGGCCTCTTCTAAGAAACGGCAGCCGTATGGTACTTGCTAATATGCAGTGTATAGCAGCTTTGCTTGCTCTTGCAAGCATATTCACAGGTCTGTTATTGTCATTTTCGGTCTCAATATCACCACTGCACCACTTCCCGCAACTTCCGAGATGGTCTAACCGTAGAATCTCATAGGCATAAATGCTAGCTTCAATCATGACTACGGAAAACACTTGATGCAAGAGCGCGCGCTACCAAATGCACCAGATGGGTATACACCAACTACGGTCGAATGCGCCGCGAGTCGTCCCACGGTGCGCAGCGCGACAGCACTCTCGTCCAACGAATCGTCATGGCTGAGGACTCGAAGGAACAATACACTGTCGGCCATGAGAGAATTCTTCGGTCATGTCAATATTACGGACTTTGACGCTGTGGGGTACATCGACGGCATCTCTAGCAACACCTCCGATTTGCCTAACATCGGCATCGCTGTCTCTGGTGGAGGGTACCGGGCTCTGATGAACGGTGCTGGGGCAATCAAGGCTTTTGATAACCGCACGGAAAATTCCACCAGCAGTGGCCAGCTGGGTGGGTTGCTGCAATCAGCAACGTACTTGGCTGGCCTCAGTGGTGGGGCGTGGTTAGTGGGATCTATATATCTGAACAatttctccaccatctcgtcGCTTCAGACCTACGATGACGGGGATGTCTGGCAATTTCAGAACTCGATCTTTGAAGGTCCCGATGGGGATAGCATCCAGATTATTGATTCGGCGACCTACTACCGTGATATATATGATGCAGTTTCCGGGAAGGATGATGCAGGTTGGGAGACATCCATTACCGATTACTGGTATGAAACCTACTTCAACTTTCCCATAGCAGCAATACTGATACTACCCACCAGGGGCCGTGCTCTTTCATACCAGCTCGTCAACGCCACTGCCGGAGGAATCAACTACACCTGGTCATCCATAGCTCTGACCAGCTCCTTCAGAAATGCAGAAATGCCAATGCCCATACTAGTCGCAGATGGCCGTTACCCACACGAGCTCCTAGTCAGCAGCAATGCCACAGTCTACGAATTCAATCCCTGGGAATTCGGCACCTTCGACCCAACGGTCTACGGCTTCGTCCCAGTCCAGTACCTGGGCTCACGCTTTGTAGCCGGATCCCTCCCAAGCAACGAGAGCTGCGTCCGCGGGTTCGACAATGGCGGATTCAT harbors:
- the PLB1_3 gene encoding lysophospholipase family protein (COG:I;~EggNog:ENOG410PFXA;~InterPro:IPR016035,IPR002642;~PFAM:PF01735;~SECRETED:SignalP(1-24);~TransMembrane:1 (n8-19c24/25o617-637i);~go_function: GO:0004620 - phospholipase activity [Evidence IEA];~go_process: GO:0009395 - phospholipid catabolic process [Evidence IEA]), which codes for MVLANMQCIAALLALASIFTGINASFNHDYGKHLMQERALPNAPDGYTPTTVECAASRPTVRSATALSSNESSWLRTRRNNTLSAMREFFGHVNITDFDAVGYIDGISSNTSDLPNIGIAVSGGGYRALMNGAGAIKAFDNRTENSTSSGQLGGLLQSATYLAGLSGGAWLVGSIYLNNFSTISSLQTYDDGDVWQFQNSIFEGPDGDSIQIIDSATYYRDIYDAVSGKDDAGWETSITDYWGRALSYQLVNATAGGINYTWSSIALTSSFRNAEMPMPILVADGRYPHELLVSSNATVYEFNPWEFGTFDPTVYGFVPVQYLGSRFVAGSLPSNESCVRGFDNGGFIMGTSSTLFNQFLLQINTTSLPSFLKDVFTNILEDLGEDSQDIAVYTPNPFYLWANSTSPSASEPVLDLVDGGEDLQNIPLHPLIQPERHVDVIFAVDSSADTQYNWPNGTALVATYERSLNTTGIGNGTSFPVIPDQNTFVNEGLNTRPTFFGCNSSNTTGPAPLVVYLPNFPYVTFSNVSTFDPSYSEEQRDSIILNGYDVATMGNNSRDGEWSACVACAVLSRSFERTNTTVPDQCDRCFERYCWDGTTNSSNPGTYEPSTVFDNTAYAVLPAVFATVAAAATVSAFM